One Luteimonas sp. MC1825 DNA segment encodes these proteins:
- a CDS encoding ABC transporter ATP-binding protein, whose protein sequence is MPDTALPLPDTAVRLSGVQLDRGARTILSGIDLAVRRGSITAVLGPSGSGKSTLLAALTGELPPAAGTVQVLGQDVPRRQRPLLELRKSIGVLLQGNGLLTDLTAAENVALPLRTHTRLPKPVIDRLVRMKLHAVGLRAAADLYPRELSGGMARRVALARALALDPPLMVYDEPLTGLDPIASGVIMSLIARLNASLGLTSVIVSHHVHETLPIADQAIVIADGRIVFTGTPAELEASNDPLLLQFLRGEPDGPIAFDAVETRATQTLEAR, encoded by the coding sequence ATGCCCGACACCGCACTGCCATTGCCGGATACCGCCGTGCGCCTTTCCGGCGTGCAGCTGGACCGTGGCGCGCGCACCATCCTGTCCGGCATCGACCTGGCGGTGCGGCGCGGCAGCATCACTGCCGTGCTCGGCCCCTCCGGCAGCGGCAAGTCGACGCTGCTCGCCGCGCTCACCGGAGAACTGCCGCCGGCCGCGGGCACCGTGCAAGTGCTGGGCCAGGACGTGCCGCGCCGGCAGCGGCCGCTGCTCGAGCTGCGCAAGTCGATCGGCGTGCTGCTGCAGGGCAACGGCCTGCTCACCGACCTCACCGCCGCCGAGAACGTGGCGCTGCCGCTGCGCACCCACACGCGCCTGCCGAAGCCGGTGATCGACCGCTTGGTGCGCATGAAGCTGCACGCGGTGGGCCTGCGCGCCGCCGCCGACCTCTACCCGCGCGAGCTGTCCGGCGGCATGGCGCGGCGCGTGGCGCTGGCGCGTGCGCTGGCGCTCGACCCGCCGCTGATGGTCTACGACGAGCCGCTGACCGGGCTGGACCCGATCGCCTCGGGCGTGATCATGAGCCTGATCGCGCGGCTCAATGCCAGCCTCGGCCTGACCAGCGTCATCGTGAGCCACCACGTGCACGAAACCCTGCCGATCGCCGACCAGGCGATCGTGATCGCCGACGGCCGCATCGTGTTCACCGGCACGCCGGCCGAACTCGAGGCCAGCAACGACCCGCTGCTGCTGCAGTTCCTGCGCGGCGAGCCGGACGGGCCGATCGCGTTCGATGCGGTCGAGACCCGTGCCACGCAGACCTTGGAGGCGCGCTGA